A stretch of Paenibacillus mucilaginosus 3016 DNA encodes these proteins:
- a CDS encoding bifunctional 4-hydroxy-2-oxoglutarate aldolase/2-dehydro-3-deoxy-phosphogluconate aldolase, with amino-acid sequence MDKGTVMEAVRTTGIIAILRGVPVDAVVPAAEALYAGGIRALEVTGNTPGCLESIRRLRANLGRRMLIGAGTVVNLAMAQLVLDAGAQFVLAPDLNPAVVAAVHEQRKLIIPGVATPSEILQACRLGVDMLKLFPAGALGVRYLKELGGPLDGLRIIPVGGVDLGNTKAFAEAGAAAVGVGGALVDSSAVASGQYEVLTERAAAFAAAFREGRPQPAASPSC; translated from the coding sequence ATGGATAAAGGAACCGTGATGGAGGCCGTCAGGACAACGGGAATCATAGCGATACTCCGCGGGGTGCCGGTGGATGCCGTCGTCCCTGCGGCAGAGGCGCTGTATGCCGGAGGGATCAGGGCCCTCGAGGTGACGGGCAATACACCAGGCTGCCTGGAAAGTATCCGCAGGCTGCGGGCCAACCTTGGCCGCCGCATGCTGATCGGTGCGGGGACGGTAGTGAATCTCGCGATGGCCCAGCTGGTCCTGGATGCCGGAGCCCAGTTCGTGCTTGCGCCGGACCTGAATCCGGCTGTGGTGGCGGCGGTGCACGAGCAGCGCAAGCTGATCATTCCGGGCGTGGCGACCCCAAGCGAGATACTGCAGGCCTGCCGGCTGGGCGTGGACATGCTCAAGCTCTTTCCCGCAGGCGCTCTGGGCGTGAGGTATTTGAAGGAGCTGGGCGGGCCGCTGGACGGCCTCCGGATCATTCCGGTCGGCGGAGTGGATCTGGGCAATACGAAGGCATTCGCAGAAGCCGGTGCAGCCGCAGTAGGTGTCGGGGGCGCGCTGGTCGACAGTTCGGCTGTCGCCTCAGGACAATATGAGGTGCTGACCGAACGGGCTGCAGCGTTCGCTGCAGCCTTCCGCGAAGGGCGGCCGCAGCCGGCCGCCTCCCCGTCTTGCTAA
- a CDS encoding SDR family NAD(P)-dependent oxidoreductase, with protein sequence MKIVLTDKVALVTGASSGIGASIALMLAEAGAKVAVNYNTSREKAEEVAGSIAQMGGTARIYQGDVTSTGQIEALVNRIGSELGTVDILVNNAGHMLERQSSAEMTESLYERVMDLNLKSTVFMSKAVLPGMIAKGSGHIVNMSSVAAHNGGGPGASIYAASKAAVIAYTKGLAKEAAPHGINVNCVSPGFIGNTRFHAQLTTPEAQQAAIAGTPLKRQGEPSDVAGAVLFLVSGLSGFITGETIEINGGAFMR encoded by the coding sequence ATGAAAATCGTTCTCACAGACAAAGTAGCCTTGGTGACAGGAGCGAGCTCCGGCATTGGGGCAAGCATCGCCCTGATGCTCGCAGAAGCTGGAGCCAAGGTAGCCGTGAACTATAACACCAGCAGGGAGAAGGCGGAGGAGGTTGCCGGTAGCATTGCGCAGATGGGGGGGACGGCGCGGATCTATCAGGGGGATGTGACTTCAACCGGACAGATCGAGGCCCTTGTGAACAGAATTGGGTCGGAGCTTGGAACCGTCGACATTCTGGTTAACAACGCCGGACATATGCTGGAGCGGCAGAGCAGCGCGGAGATGACCGAATCGCTCTACGAGCGGGTCATGGATCTCAATCTGAAAAGCACCGTATTCATGTCCAAGGCGGTGCTGCCCGGCATGATCGCCAAGGGGAGCGGACATATCGTGAACATGTCCTCCGTTGCCGCGCACAACGGGGGAGGGCCGGGGGCCAGCATCTATGCGGCAAGCAAGGCCGCTGTGATCGCTTACACCAAAGGGCTGGCCAAAGAAGCGGCGCCCCATGGAATTAACGTCAACTGCGTATCGCCCGGCTTTATCGGGAACACCCGGTTCCACGCCCAGCTGACCACCCCGGAAGCGCAGCAGGCGGCGATTGCCGGAACACCGTTGAAGCGGCAGGGCGAGCCCTCGGATGTGGCGGGCGCCGTGCTGTTCCTGGTATCCGGCTTGTCAGGCTTCATCACGGGGGAGACGATTGAGATTAACGGCGGTGCGTTCATGCGCTAG
- a CDS encoding tripartite tricarboxylate transporter TctB family protein, whose product MRIHGNLGFMLSLLFTAGSGILFLQSWELDYYTELGPGPGLFPRWLSGALLVVSVLYMIGSLRQPVLWSAVMPQGRDLRSVAMVLASAALFVALLSMAGFVLAGGVTMTLLLARSYPWLRASAIALSVNVLIYYAFSGWLDVPLPSGQLWEWVG is encoded by the coding sequence ATGAGAATACACGGCAATTTGGGATTCATGCTGTCCCTGCTCTTTACCGCCGGATCGGGGATCCTGTTCCTGCAGTCCTGGGAGCTGGATTACTACACGGAATTGGGTCCCGGGCCGGGCCTGTTCCCGAGGTGGCTCAGCGGAGCGCTCCTGGTTGTGTCTGTTCTGTATATGATCGGCTCGCTTCGGCAGCCTGTCCTCTGGTCGGCCGTCATGCCCCAAGGCAGAGACCTTCGCAGCGTGGCCATGGTGCTTGCTTCCGCGGCCTTGTTCGTGGCTCTTCTCTCCATGGCGGGATTTGTGCTGGCGGGAGGGGTAACCATGACGCTGCTGCTCGCCCGCTCCTATCCGTGGCTTCGGGCGTCGGCGATCGCGTTGTCCGTCAATGTGCTGATCTATTACGCCTTCAGCGGGTGGCTGGACGTTCCCCTGCCGAGCGGTCAACTCTGGGAATGGGTGGGGTGA
- a CDS encoding tripartite tricarboxylate transporter substrate binding protein has protein sequence MSKKRSRSLLMSLTVVLGMTVLTGCGGATAKTSGARAGKSADFPNKPISLIVPFAAGGGTDTTARALAKAAEKVFKQPVTVVNKTGGGGSVGMTEGSNAKSDGYTVTVVTVELTTLPHLGLSPITYQNFKPVGMMNYEPAAITVRADSPWQTMKDFLDYAKANPGKVRLGNSGTGAIWHLAAAALEKETGTKFNHIPFEGAAPAITALLGGHVDAVPVSPPEVKSQVESGKLRSLAVLDDKPAEVLPGVKTLKEETGIAFDYIGTWRGLGVPKDTPDEIVQALSEGFLKGMEDEEFKAFMKKNGLTIVSKDSSSFGQYVKENDERFGKLIPELGLSKK, from the coding sequence ATGTCCAAGAAGAGGAGCAGGAGCCTGCTGATGTCCCTGACGGTCGTACTGGGGATGACGGTGCTTACGGGATGCGGCGGTGCAACGGCCAAGACGTCGGGGGCCCGAGCAGGGAAATCGGCGGATTTTCCCAACAAACCCATTTCTCTTATCGTGCCGTTTGCAGCGGGCGGGGGAACCGACACGACGGCCAGAGCATTGGCCAAAGCGGCGGAGAAGGTGTTTAAGCAGCCGGTCACGGTCGTTAACAAGACCGGAGGCGGGGGATCGGTAGGGATGACCGAAGGCTCGAATGCGAAGAGTGACGGCTACACGGTCACGGTGGTGACAGTTGAGCTCACGACGCTGCCGCACCTCGGGCTGTCCCCGATCACTTATCAGAACTTCAAGCCGGTCGGCATGATGAATTATGAGCCGGCAGCGATCACGGTGCGTGCGGACAGCCCCTGGCAGACCATGAAGGACTTCCTGGATTATGCCAAGGCGAATCCGGGGAAGGTCCGGCTCGGGAATTCCGGCACAGGCGCGATCTGGCATCTGGCTGCCGCCGCACTCGAGAAGGAAACCGGAACGAAGTTCAATCACATTCCGTTCGAAGGGGCTGCGCCGGCCATTACGGCCCTGCTTGGCGGGCATGTGGATGCCGTACCGGTCAGCCCTCCGGAGGTGAAGAGCCAAGTGGAGTCAGGCAAGCTTCGCTCGCTCGCTGTTCTTGACGATAAACCGGCGGAAGTGCTCCCGGGAGTCAAGACCTTGAAGGAGGAGACGGGCATCGCATTCGACTATATCGGCACATGGAGAGGACTCGGCGTGCCCAAGGATACCCCGGATGAGATTGTGCAAGCGCTGTCCGAAGGCTTCTTGAAGGGGATGGAGGACGAGGAGTTCAAGGCATTCATGAAGAAGAACGGACTGACCATCGTCTCCAAGGACAGCAGCAGCTTCGGACAGTATGTGAAGGAGAATGACGAGAGATTCGGCAAGCTGATTCCGGAACTCGGCCTGTCCAAAAAATAA
- a CDS encoding helix-turn-helix domain-containing protein, with amino-acid sequence MPLGLLAKRMLTNKSIKLSFLLTLAISVLISSVSLFMYQDYRSRIDKELNQPMAELLQINMHMTNRAFRNYDNIAVQLSFHPLAVAYVEASLRDKKEAGARLLSHFKSSAYEEEITSVYVVDLVHRRYASSAPEGEQDFSGKAGHTWIPWATAMDTEPLLIKRRTAGDDEVQSPAQSELISLYRPIRSGDKLIGLVILNIDYDRLFTSIHTQLNAPLYIYNLEGEQIYPKRSLPGAEEHMRQVVEELNIQPFTEVELDKQLYLANQTFSDMTGWRWVSFISLEDLLKHAKLVRNIIISLSLLSILIGCAALWYYRRTAFRPLNRIRGLLGQKEKSGEPDDLHQVEQYLQSLLKDYDATSAISRQSLPELRSKFVEDVLFRRIGASEIQYKWRSYFQDWSEAPITAAVVSINRYKAWSAEFTEEDQLLLKYALSNLVHEVLNPQWHSIHTSLDKENMLVILQPRGGPPAYPDPCPLFDRMIEMSRHYLRLQLSIGLGPQAASIAELHHSFAGAKSSLTRRLYEGYGTTLSIQAHDHLPGFTRQEAEKWEREWLGSVESGDAEAVTRSIREWSQSVRHLCPSPESVYAFADRWVGKLVEVTELHGLARVHDLEDYTAHQLNMMDLEDTTALLLNLSQATAEGIRSRMNRKEHSTVQQIIQLMEEELSGNIGLQQIADSIRMSTSSVSSLFKQQTGCSVYEYLTRLRIDRACRLLMETDRKVGDIAPLVGYQNETSFIRSFRKVKGMTPGKYREVSRTNGA; translated from the coding sequence ATGCCACTGGGACTTCTCGCCAAACGTATGCTGACAAACAAATCCATCAAACTCAGCTTTCTGCTGACGTTAGCGATCTCTGTGCTAATCTCATCGGTGAGCTTATTCATGTATCAGGATTACCGCAGCCGGATCGATAAGGAACTGAACCAGCCGATGGCCGAGCTTCTGCAGATCAACATGCATATGACGAACCGCGCATTCCGCAATTACGATAACATCGCGGTGCAGCTCTCTTTTCATCCTCTGGCGGTTGCTTATGTCGAAGCCTCTCTCCGGGACAAGAAGGAGGCTGGGGCGCGGCTGCTCTCTCATTTCAAGTCCTCAGCCTATGAAGAAGAGATCACTTCGGTCTATGTCGTCGACCTGGTCCATCGGCGCTACGCCTCTTCGGCTCCGGAGGGGGAACAGGATTTCAGCGGCAAGGCCGGCCATACCTGGATCCCCTGGGCGACGGCGATGGATACCGAACCGCTGCTGATCAAACGCAGGACGGCGGGGGACGATGAGGTGCAATCCCCGGCGCAGAGTGAACTGATCTCCCTGTACAGGCCCATCCGCTCCGGAGACAAGCTCATCGGCCTCGTCATCTTGAATATCGATTACGACCGGTTATTCACCTCCATCCATACCCAGCTGAACGCGCCACTGTATATTTATAATCTCGAGGGGGAACAGATTTATCCCAAGCGGAGCCTGCCTGGAGCAGAGGAGCACATGAGGCAGGTGGTGGAAGAGCTGAATATTCAGCCTTTTACCGAGGTGGAGCTGGACAAGCAGCTTTATTTGGCCAACCAGACGTTCTCCGATATGACGGGCTGGCGCTGGGTCTCGTTCATTTCATTGGAAGATCTTCTCAAGCATGCCAAGCTCGTCCGCAATATCATCATCTCGCTCTCCCTGCTCTCCATTCTGATTGGCTGCGCGGCCCTGTGGTATTACCGCCGCACCGCGTTCCGTCCGCTGAACCGAATCCGCGGGTTACTGGGGCAGAAGGAGAAGTCAGGGGAGCCGGACGATCTGCACCAAGTGGAGCAGTACCTTCAAAGCCTGCTGAAAGACTACGATGCGACTTCCGCGATCTCCCGGCAAAGCCTGCCGGAGCTCCGGTCCAAGTTTGTTGAAGATGTCCTGTTCCGCCGGATTGGAGCCTCGGAAATTCAATATAAATGGCGCAGCTATTTTCAGGATTGGTCCGAGGCGCCGATCACGGCGGCGGTCGTGTCGATCAACCGCTACAAGGCATGGTCGGCTGAGTTCACGGAAGAGGACCAGCTGCTGCTGAAGTATGCGTTATCCAATCTGGTGCATGAGGTATTGAATCCGCAGTGGCACTCTATCCACACCTCGCTGGATAAAGAGAATATGCTGGTCATTCTGCAGCCCCGGGGGGGCCCGCCCGCGTATCCGGACCCATGCCCTCTTTTCGACCGTATGATCGAGATGTCCCGTCATTATCTGCGCCTGCAGCTCTCCATCGGTCTCGGGCCGCAGGCTGCTTCCATCGCGGAGCTTCATCATTCCTTCGCGGGAGCCAAGAGTTCTCTCACCCGGCGGCTGTATGAAGGTTACGGCACGACCCTCAGCATCCAGGCGCACGATCATCTCCCTGGATTTACCCGGCAGGAGGCCGAGAAGTGGGAGCGGGAGTGGCTGGGCTCCGTGGAATCGGGGGATGCCGAGGCCGTCACGCGCAGCATACGGGAGTGGTCCCAATCGGTACGTCATCTGTGCCCCTCCCCCGAGTCGGTGTATGCGTTCGCTGACCGGTGGGTTGGGAAGCTGGTCGAGGTGACAGAGCTTCATGGGCTCGCCAGGGTTCACGACCTGGAGGATTACACAGCGCATCAGCTGAACATGATGGATCTCGAGGATACGACCGCATTGCTTCTTAACCTGTCCCAGGCGACAGCTGAGGGGATACGCAGCCGGATGAACAGGAAGGAGCATTCCACCGTACAGCAGATCATTCAATTGATGGAGGAAGAGTTGAGCGGGAACATCGGCCTCCAGCAGATCGCTGACTCGATCCGCATGAGCACTTCGTCGGTCAGCAGCCTGTTCAAGCAGCAAACCGGGTGCTCGGTTTACGAATATTTGACCCGTCTTCGGATCGACCGGGCCTGCCGCTTATTGATGGAAACGGACCGCAAAGTAGGCGACATCGCACCGCTCGTAGGGTACCAGAACGAAACGAGCTTTATTCGAAGCTTCCGCAAGGTCAAAGGAATGACGCCCGGCAAATACCGGGAGGTCAGCAGAACGAACGGTGCTTAG
- a CDS encoding FGGY family carbohydrate kinase — MDPIFLLTIDQSTSGTKALVIDRAGQIVAGSSAGHRQLQPEPGWVEHDPMELYASVLQTARAAMQKAGADPSQLAAVTITNQRETAVLWDRVSGEPVCPAIVWQCRRTAETCRKLKAAGHEAAVRAKTGLLLDPYFSASKWGWMLAEIPEAQQLLGEGRLLAGTVDSWLLWKLSGGQVHATDVTNASRTSLYDIHKLQWDAELCALFGVPPEILPEVKASDVIYGYTNEPKLFDAQVPIAGLIGDSQGALLGQCCLEPGMAKATYGTGTSVLLNAGAQPVEAGGGLVLTPAWALGGRVTYALEAVIRTSGDCIKWVRDNLGLFGSFSEMEGLLAEAPDSEGVYLVPAFTGLGAPHWEPGARAAVTGMTRGTGRAHLIRAALESIAYQVRDAAELLAAESGIALKALHADGGASVNGGLMQFQADLLDLPVFRSGAAELSAMGSAYAGGLAVGFWSSLDEIAALEREGRVYEAGLEAGERERKYRGWQRAVAAVLHSSRAEQEAVAGEVEPGAPGGIRLNPTHTG, encoded by the coding sequence ATGGACCCGATCTTCCTTCTGACGATCGACCAGAGCACCTCGGGGACCAAGGCTCTGGTCATCGACCGCGCCGGACAGATCGTGGCCGGGAGCTCCGCAGGGCACAGGCAGCTGCAGCCTGAGCCGGGCTGGGTGGAGCATGATCCGATGGAGCTTTATGCTTCGGTGCTGCAGACAGCCCGGGCTGCGATGCAGAAGGCCGGTGCGGACCCTTCACAGCTGGCCGCCGTAACGATAACGAACCAGCGGGAAACCGCGGTGCTGTGGGACCGGGTATCCGGAGAACCGGTGTGCCCTGCCATTGTCTGGCAGTGCCGGCGGACGGCGGAGACCTGCCGGAAGCTGAAGGCCGCAGGCCACGAGGCGGCGGTCCGCGCCAAGACGGGCCTCCTGCTCGATCCGTATTTCTCCGCCTCCAAGTGGGGCTGGATGCTCGCCGAGATCCCGGAGGCGCAGCAGCTGCTGGGCGAAGGCCGGCTCCTGGCGGGCACGGTTGACTCCTGGCTGCTGTGGAAGCTGAGCGGAGGACAGGTGCATGCGACCGATGTCACGAATGCCAGCCGCACCTCCCTGTATGACATCCACAAGCTGCAGTGGGATGCGGAGCTATGCGCTCTCTTCGGCGTGCCTCCGGAGATTCTTCCCGAAGTCAAAGCTTCGGACGTGATCTACGGGTATACGAACGAGCCGAAGCTGTTCGACGCGCAGGTGCCGATCGCCGGACTCATCGGGGATTCCCAGGGCGCCCTGCTCGGCCAATGCTGCCTGGAGCCGGGGATGGCCAAGGCCACCTACGGCACGGGGACGTCCGTCCTTCTGAACGCCGGCGCCCAGCCGGTGGAGGCCGGCGGCGGCCTGGTGCTGACGCCGGCCTGGGCGCTGGGCGGGCGGGTTACGTATGCCCTTGAGGCGGTCATCCGGACCTCGGGCGACTGCATCAAGTGGGTAAGAGACAACCTAGGACTGTTCGGCAGCTTCAGCGAGATGGAGGGCCTGCTGGCCGAGGCGCCCGACTCCGAAGGCGTCTACCTCGTGCCGGCCTTCACCGGGCTGGGCGCTCCGCATTGGGAGCCCGGGGCGAGGGCGGCCGTGACGGGGATGACCCGGGGCACCGGCCGGGCGCACCTGATCCGTGCCGCCCTGGAGAGCATCGCCTACCAGGTCCGGGATGCGGCGGAGCTCCTCGCGGCGGAGTCCGGCATTGCGCTCAAGGCGCTGCATGCCGACGGTGGGGCCTCCGTGAACGGAGGGCTGATGCAGTTTCAGGCGGACCTGCTGGATCTGCCGGTGTTCCGGTCGGGGGCCGCGGAGCTCTCCGCCATGGGTTCCGCATACGCGGGCGGGCTAGCCGTCGGTTTTTGGAGCTCCCTGGATGAGATTGCTGCACTTGAGCGGGAAGGCCGGGTCTATGAGGCGGGGCTCGAGGCGGGGGAACGGGAGCGGAAGTACCGTGGCTGGCAAAGGGCGGTGGCCGCTGTACTGCACAGCAGCCGGGCGGAGCAGGAGGCGGTCGCCGGTGAGGTTGAACCCGGTGCCCCCGGCGGCATCCGGCTGAACCCGACGCACACCGGTTAA